In the genome of Dermacentor silvarum isolate Dsil-2018 chromosome 1, BIME_Dsil_1.4, whole genome shotgun sequence, one region contains:
- the LOC119436347 gene encoding uncharacterized protein LOC119436347: protein MTDCWDDPAPTTVTVVPTEQLETKLFGRWSSSDVQVSDIGLTDYIAVKEKHAKYLPHSSGRYASKRFRKAQCPIVERLTNSMMMHGRNNGKKLLSVKIVKHSFEIIHLLTGENPLQVVVNAIINSGPREDSTRIGRAGTVRRQAVDVSPLRRVNQAIWLLCTGARESAFRNIKTIAECLADELINAAKGSSNSYAIKKKDELERVAKSNR from the exons ATGACGGACTGCTGGGATGATCCTGCGCCTACTACGGTGACAGTTGTTCCTACGGAGCAACTGGAAACAAAACTTTTTGGACGTTGGAGCTCAAGCGATGTGCAAGTCAGCGATATCGGTCTCACT GACTACATTGCAGTGAAGGAGAAACATGCCAAGTACTTGCCCCACTCCTCTGGACGTTATGCATCCAAGAGGTTCCGCAAGGCCCAGTGCCCCATTGTGGAGCGTCTGACCAACTCCATGATGATGCACGGCCGCAACAATGGCAAGAAGCTGCTTTCAGTGAAGATTGTCAAGCACTCCTTCGAGATCATACACCTTCTTACTGGAGAG AACCCTTTGCAGGTGGTGGTGAACGCTATCATCAACAGTGGACCACGTGAGGACTCTACGCGCATTGGGCGTGCTGGCACAGTGCGTCGTCAGGCCGTGGATGTGTCGCCGCTGCGCCGGGTGAACCAGGCCATCTGGCTGCTGTGCACAGGTGCCCGTGAGAGTGCTTTCCGCAACATCAAAACCATTGCAGAGTGCTTGGCTGATGAGCTCATCAATGCAGCCAAG GGCTCGTCAAACAGCTACGCGATCAAGAAGAAAGACGAGCTCGAGCGTGTGGCCAAGTCCAACCGTTAA